Genomic segment of Bacteroidota bacterium:
AATCGGTATTTTACACTCCGTTACATTAAACTGAAAATCGCGGGTATAGCTTCCAATCAGCACCCCGTTCCGATATTCACTCACACAAACCCCCACCACAAACTGCCCCACCGTATTCGGCACACCGCTCAACCACCCTGTGTTCGGATCTATCTTCAGCGAATTACCTCCCATCGGATTAGCACCCGAAAAACCCGCCGCCCAGTTCAGATCAGTAAAAGGCGGACCCGGCGGAGGCGATGGAGCCGGGATCAAATTATCTGCTCCTTGAAGCGGCGAACACAAACTATACACCAACTGATCGCCGTCGTTATCCGTAGCCGAATGATCAAACCGCAAAGGCGCATTCAAACAAATAAAAATAGGAGGGAAGCGCGTGAACGAAGGACTGGTATTATGAAACGTATTCGTAGCCGGTATGCGCGCCGTGAACGTCGCGCCCTGATTATCCGGATCAAACAAATTACTGATAGAACTATTGCGACAACAGCGCACGTGCGTCAGCGTATAACCGGTCGTACCCGAAGGAAAAGTATAATTCAAAATATACGTGCCCTGCTCCACACAAACGCCCGACGTATTCGTCAGACACGGATTATCAATCGGCGGATTGATGCGCGTAATAACCGGTGCGCCCATATCCAGAATCACCAGCGCATTCGGGTCGCCGTCCGCATAGACCCCCACCAACGCCGGCGCCACCGTCAGCGGATCCGTGCCGTCAAAAGGCGTAGTAGAATTACAATCGCGATAGACCGTCAACCTGATTTGATACGTCGTCCCCGAAACATACCGGTACGACATAAAACCTCCCACGATATGAAAACCATAACCGCTCAAAAACAAACATCCCAGAAGCGCAACGAAGAATCCCTTTTTCATTTTCCCAAAGGACATCGAAGGTAATTAATTAATGCTCGACCATCCTCCCTTTCCCCTTCCAACTCGCCGCAAAAAAAGTTAATTGATAACGGACCATCAGCCAACTACCAACTGTTTTGGCGCGTCCCCCGCCTCGTTCCTCGGCGTCGGCCGGGCTTTACGTTCCAATCTTTTCTACTCGTATATTTTAAATAGAAGAAAAGGATTTCCACTGCAATCCCTCGCGCAGCTCAGCGCTCCTTTAAACGGATTGTCATTACGATTTCAATTCCATTAAAATCAATCAGAGTATTTAAACTACAAAAGTCTTTAAGACTTTTGTAGTCTTCGACCATTATGGCTAAAGCCATTTAACAAGAGCCAGATTCTCACCACGCTGAAGCACGCTGTTAATAACTCCGCCATTCATGGCGGAGGGTTTGGAAGATTTGTATTGGCTTTAGCCGTGATTTAAACTACAAAAGTCTTAAAGACTTTTGTAGTCTTCGGCCAGGCATCAATCCTACGGATTGAAAACCACCGCAAACAAACATTCGCGAATAACATCTATCAAGTTCCGTAGGAACTATCTTTTGGTAGAAATGAATAGTCTCCACTGTGCAAGCTCCATCGGAGCGATCGAATGAATACATTTCACGCGGAGCGCGCAGAGATGCAGAGTATGGAGTCTTTTTACTGTATTTTCTCTGTGTTCCCAGCTACGCTGCGCCCTCTGCGTGGAATAAAGTTAAAAACAAAGGTCTTTGGGGCTTTTGCAATGGTTTAGTCAAATATAAACCAGATAACGAAAGTTTTCACCTTTCCCATTCACACTCCCTTCCATCGCTTCTTTTTTTGAAATTCTTGTTTAATTTCAAGATCGTAATTTTTTAATCCTGAAAATTATGGCAAAAGAAAAAACGGATGAGAGGATACCCCCCGGAAATATGGGCCCTTCCGCTTGGCACAAGAGCCCTTCTCTTTCCAATGAGGGTCCTTGTCTGAGGAATGAGGGCCCTTTTGTTGAAGTTAAGGGCCCTTCTCACGACGATGAGGACCCTTCTCCATAGCATTAGGTCCCTTAGTTAACGGGCTAAGGACCCTTATTTGGAGCGTTAGGTTCCTAGTCTGGAAAATGAGGGCCCTTATGTGGTGGACAAGGGCCCTAAAATTGAAAATAAGAGTCCATAAAACACAAAAAGAGGCGATTTTGCCTGTTTTTTGCGTTTTGTGCCGGGTTCAATGCGCTCTAATTTTCAATTTTAATACGCTCATTTTCCGGCTTGTTGCATTGGCTCGCAGATTAAGTGCAATTACCACCTCCGGCCACCTGCGTTAATTTATAGGATAAATGCACTCACCGCTTGGCCAGGTGCATTCATTCCGGCGCTTAGTGCACACGTCGCATAGCCAACTGCACAAATCTCCTAGTTTAGTGCATACGCCTCATGGCCAGATGCGCTAATTTCTGAGTTTAATGCGCTCACTTCCCACCTAAACGCACACGGCTGTGGTGGAAGCGCGATTATTTTTGGGGGAAAATTGAGTACGGGATTAAGTTGCAAACTTGAGACAGTTGGGATTAATTACTTCCACGACATTTGTTTGATTACCACCTCCGTCCCCTACTGAAACGTCGGGGCCACCTCCGCCAGCCCTTTAGGTTTGTTTTTATAATTTAACCTTATTAAACAAGCTGACCACCAACTGTAGGGAACTCTTCCGCCAGCAGGGTAAGACCCATCCTCCGATTGAGCCTACAGTTGGTTATTTGAACAAGCATCAAATAGAAATTTGGGTAAGACCCATTAGCAAGGTATTGATTGTGTTCAAATGCGGTCAGCAAGTTTGTAACCTAAATATAAAAGTATGAAAACTTATGAATGGTTTATGGGCATAGACGTATCCAAAGGGAAGTTAGATATTGCACTTCTCAAAGGCAATGAAAAGCAGTATCAGGGAATCATCGAGAACAGGGTTCCGGCTATAAAGTCTTTAATCAAAGACCTTCAGAAGAAGTATCCTGATTTTGATTTAAAGGTATGCTTGATTGGAGTAGAGCATACCGGTATTTACAATAACCATTTACTTGTTGTGGCCCAAGAACAGCAATGGAACTTGTGCTTGGAATCGGCTATTCATATTAAGCAATCCGGAGGGTTACAGCGAGGCAAAAACGATCAGGTAGATGCGCTTCGAATTGCTCAATATGTTTACAAAAACAGAGCAGAAATAAAACTATGGCAATCTCCCAGAGCAGTCATTACGCAACTCAAGCAGCTTACAGGGATGCGCGACCGTTTAATTGCAGCTAAGAAACAGTTGGAAGTTGTGTTAAAGGAAAATGAATCTTTCCAGGCCAAACAAGTGACCAAATACATGGCGGCTTGTTGCAAGAAAAGTATTCATGCTTTAGCTACAGATATTGCTGCTACTGAAAAGAAAATAAAGGAAGTGATTGAGAACGACTCCGAGCTTAAACGTTTATTTACCATTGTAACCTCTGTGCCTGGTGTAGGAGTGGTAACCGCTACATCAATTGTTATTAGCACCAATGAATTTAAGCGCATTAAGGAGCCGAGAAAGTATGCTTGTTATGCCGGAGTAGCACCTTTTGAACATTCTTCAGGGAGTAGTGTTAGAGGAAAAACAAGGGTGTCTCGTAAAGCCAACCTGCATGCAAAATCTCTATTACACATGGTTGCCATGACCGCTATCCTTCACAATCCTGAAATGAAATTATACTATACAAGAAAGGTAGCTGAAGGGAAAAGCAAAATGAATGTGATTAATGCAGTAAGAAATAAAATTGTGCATCAGATTTTTGCATGTGTCAGGGACAACAGAGTGTATGAAAAAATATATTACCCTTTACTTGCTTAAACCATAGAAATCGGAGGACAAGGGTAGCCCTACAATTTACTGGTAGCCTTCGATATGAGGGCGGCTGTTTGTCCTCCGGCTGGCGGAGGTGTCTTTTTCTGCGGAGCAGAAAAAGACGGAGGTGGAGGAAACAAAATTTTAGAAAGTTGATAAATTTAGAATGCGGTCACTGGCTGTTTGCGGCAGGGATAGAGGCGGCATCCTTTTTCATCCATTAAAAATAAGCGAGTCGAAAAAGATATAGCCGAAAGCCCGTAAGCCGCCCAAAGATTCATATTTATTATCTCCTCGCTTTTTGTTTTCTTCGCGGTTCATTTTTAAAGACTATGCCAAAGATTTCAAAGAAAGGGCAGGAGATGCCCGCCTCGCCGATTCGCAAATTAGTTCCTTATGCCGACTCGGCAAAAAAGAGGGGGACGAAGATTTATCACTTGAACATCGGGCAGCCCGATTTGGAGACGCCGAAGCAGTTTTGGGAGACGCTGAAGAAGTTGGATATGAAGGTGCTGGAGTATTGTCCGAGCAATGGGCTGGAGGCGTATCGGAAGAAGTTTGCGGGTTATTATAACCGGATAGGGATTGAGGTGGATGCGTCGCAGTTTATGATTACGGAGGGGGCGAGCGAGGCGTTGTCGTTTGGGATGATGAGTTGTTTGAATGAGGAGGATGAAATTATTATTCCGGAGCCGATGTATGCCAACTATATTGGTTTTGCGACGGCGGGGCATATTCGGGTGCGGCCGATTCCGACTTCGATTGAAAGTGGTTTTGCATTGCCGCCGATGGCGGATTTTGAAAAGGTGATTACGCCGAAAACGAAAGCGATTTTGATTTGTAATCCGAATAATCCGACGGGTTATTTTTATAGCAAAGAAGAGATGTTGACGCTACGGGAAATTTGTTTGAAGCATGATCTTTATCTTTTTGTGGATGAGGTGTATCGAGAGTTTTTGTATGGCGATAAAACATTTTTCAGCGCCTTGAATCTGGAGGGGATGGAGCAGCATGTGATTGTGTTTGATTCTATTTCTAAACGTTTCAGCGCCTGCGGAGCGCGGATTGGAGCTTTGGTGACGAGGAACAAGGAGGTGCTGAATACGGTGTTGAAGTTCGGGCAGATGCGGTTGAGTCCGCCGTCGCTGGGGCAGATAGCCGGTGAAGGTTTGTTTGATTTAGGGAAGGAATATTATGATTCGATTCTGGCAGAATACAAGAAGCGTCGCGATGTGTTGGTGGAGGGGTTGAATAAAATACCGGGTGTGTATTGCCCGAATCCCGGCGGGGCTTTTTATGCGGTGGCATCGCTGCCGGTGCGCGATACGGATGTTTTTTGTCAGTGGATGTTGGAGCAATTTTCGCATCAGGGCGCTACGGTGATGATGGCACCGGCTTCGGGTTTTTATTCCACGGCGGGTTCGGGTAAGAACCAAGTGCGCATAGCTTATGTGTTGAACACGGAAGATTTGAAAGCAGCTATTTCTTGTTTGGAAGCAGGGCTGAAAGAGTATGCAAAGACAGAGGTTAGTGCTTTAGTGAATTAGCAAAGTCGCGGAGGGAATCGCAATAGGTGTCCACCTGTTGCTGCTCCGGTTCATTCAATTTCTTTTTATCGCCTACAAAGACGGTGAAGATACCGGCGGCTCGGCCGAACTGCATGTCGGTGGCGGCATCGCCCACTATCAGGGCTTTGGAGAAATCAATTTCGGGGAAATCACGTTTTGCCTTTTTGGCCATACCGATGGCGGGCTTGCGCATTTGGTTTACGTCTCGCTCTCTCAATTCAGTAGCGGAATAGATGGCGTGGATTCTTCCGCCATGTTTGCGCACTTCGCGCATCATTTCGGCATGGATAAAATCTAAATCTTCCTGACTCATAATTTCGCGGCCCACGCCTTGTTGGTTGGTGACGATGATGATTCGGCGAAAGAGTTGAGATAAATCGCGGATGGCATCAAGCGCGCCTTCGAGGAAATAGAACTCGTCCCAGGTTTTGACGTAATCGTTCGGGTAGTGAAGATTGATCACGCCATCTCGGTCGAGGAAGAGCGTCCAGGTTTTGTTGATTTTCAGTTCACTTAAATTCATGTTGGGCTTTTTGGTAGTCTTCGGGAATGCCGATGTCAATGAAATAGCCATCAAATGCCTTTCCGCTGAATTTCAGGGAAGAGGAGTATTTCTCTAAAACATCTTTTTCAAAGGAGAATTTTTCGGAGACTTCTACTTGTGCAAAAAGATTCTTGCGGAAGAAATAGACGCCACCGTTAACGAGGCCTTCGGTCATGAATTTCTTTTCACAGAATTCGGTAACGCGGTTGTTGGCATCCAACTCTACGGTTCCGTAGCGGTCAAAGTTGCTTAGCTTCTTCAAGGAAAGAACAAGATCACTGTTTGATTGAAAATAAAAATTGCGTAGGGCAGATAAGTCCACGTCAAAAAAGGTATCGCCATTAAGGACGTATGCTTCGTCTTGCACCATATCGAAAGCCTTCTTAATTCCTCCGCCGGTTCCGAGTGGTTCTTCTTCGATGGAATACCGGATTTTTATTCCCAAATATTCCTCACCAAAATATTCTTTGATGGTTTCATGCTTGTATCCGACGGATAGGATGGTTTCACTAATTTGGTTCTTGGCAAGGTATTGAAAGATATAGTGCAGAAAAGGTTTTCCGTTGACCGGTGCCATTGGTTTGGGCAAGTCGGAAATCACCGAGCGAAGGCGCGTGCCTAAGCCACCGGCGAGGATAATAGCAACGGATTTTGTAGCGTTCATGAGGGGCTAAAAAAATAAATCCCCACCGAATGGCAGGGATTTATTTCAATCTTTTGAAAAAAGCACCTATTTCTTAGGGGCAGTCTTGTCAACCGGTTTGATTTCGGAGGCCTTGCTGACAGGTCTAGCCTCCATTTTAACAGCTTTAGCTTCAACCCTAGCTCCGCTGTGGGCTACTTTGGTCTCTGTCCGGGCTTCGGTCTTAGCGGCTTTCTCGCCAACCTTTGCTTCGGTTTTTACCATTTTGGTTTCGGCTTTGTGTGCAGTCTTGTTTTCAGTTTTTACACCTTGAGCACTGACTGCGAGTACTGCGAACGCTACGGATAGCGTCAAAAAAACATGTTTCATTTTACTGGGTTTTTTTTGATTGAAAAATTTCAAGAACAAAAGTATTCCGGCACCCGAACCCAACTGGTATAATTAACGTTAGCTAACATGAATTTTGTGAGTTCTTGGCACTTAATGGTGGCGGGTAAAGATTTCATAATCACCTATAAGGCTTTTGGAGTCAGGAAGTATTTCAAGTGGCCTTTCACTGATGGAGGAGATAGGTGCCAATCGGGATGATTGAACTCTATCCAGACCACGCCGGTGGTTGGTACTTGGAGAACTTTTTCGTCAAGGAACAAGTTGGCAAAGTGTGTGGTAGATGGATTGTGACCTACGACGACGAGCGTCTTTATGTCTGCTTCTGTTTCTTGTACGACCTCGAGATATTCTTCGGCAGGGGATTCATAGAGGCGCTTATCGAAAAGTACATTCTCTGTTTCAAAATTTAAAGCCTTGCAAAAGTATTCAGCGGTTTGCCGGGTGCGATTGGCAGGGCTGCAAAGAATGAGGTCAGGTTTCAAACCTAAGTCTTTCAGCTTCTTTGACATTCTTAAAGTATCGTTTACCCGGTCTTTATTGATAGGTCGGTCAAAATCTGAATCAAGTGGGTTGTCCCAGTTAGATTTTGTGTGGCGGATTAAAATAAGCTGTCTTTTCATGCGACGAAAATATTGGTTTGAACAAGATATGCTTTGCTGTTTGATGATGAAGGTCAGAAATTCGCTTGATGAGACTCATTAGGAAGTTTGTGGGCTAAAACTATTTTTGCCGCGTGATTCGTAAGACGTTTGGGGTGTTATTGGCTTTCATAATCGTTGCTCAGGGCTTGATGAATTTAGGGTTGTATGCTTACTATAACCTGAACAAAAGAATGATTGCCGAGAAACTTTGTATCAACAAGAACAATCCCCAATTGCATTGTAATGGTCATTGTTATCTGACCAAGCAATTGAAGAAAGCCGAAGAAAACGAAAAGCAACAATCGCAATCCTTAAAAGAAAAGGAAGAGCAGGTGGTTACGACTCACGAAGTATTGCGCATTTCCTATTTCCCCCAGTTTGTGGAAACGGGTCTTTATATTCCTTATCCTAATTCAGGCACTACTCCTCCTTTCACGGAAATCATTCCGCCGCCTAAGTTAGTCGCATAAACATTCTTGTTGGTTATTGCCGTTCGTACAGATCTAAATGTTTAGGCTGGAGGCGATATCGCGTATTTGCTACTATTTTCTATTCTAAATCAATTAATAAATGAAAAACAATAAATCACTCATTATATCCCTCTTAGCTATTTCTGCCCTGTTCAGTATTTTCTTCGTGTCTTGCAGCAAAGATGAAAACACCCATTTGCTGACTACGGCAAGCATTATCATCGATTCACCTTTGTCTTCTTCAATTTATTCGCCAAATGATACAGTAAAAATTAGTGGTACAATCACATCAGATTCTACGCTTCATGGTTATCAGATATATCTCCGTAATAAAGCCGACAAATCGTCTATTGCGATATTTAATGTTCACGAACATGCGACCCAAATTACTATAGATCAGTTTTGGGTGAATACAATAATTACCGATACGACTGATGTAGAGCTTGAGATTATTGCTGCTCTTGACCACGATGGTAATTCAATCGGCAAAAAAGTAAGTTTCAAATGCATCCCATAATTTCATATAAAAAGGATTATGGCAACATGACGAAGTTCTGCTTCGTCATGTTGTTGTTCTTCATGGTAGGATGGAGTTCTAAGTCGCTGGGTCAATCCTGCTGTTGTACCGGCGCGGGCTCTAATTATTCCATTCTTCCTAATCTCAACAAGAATGTAGTTGGGCTGCGGTGGACATACAGCTACCTATATTCTGAAAAAATCAGTCTAAATCCAGAACTGAACGGTATGCGGACCAACATAAATTTTAATACGGCAGAATTTTTCGGTCGGTTTAATCTGAATAGACTATTGCAGTTATCCGCCTTTGTTCCAGTAAATTTTGTGAGTGAACAATCGAGGATTTCCAATCAAAAAACCACTGGTTTGGGAGATATTAGCATGATGATGCAGTTTCTTGTACTCGACCCGTTGAAATGTC
This window contains:
- a CDS encoding IS110 family transposase → MKTYEWFMGIDVSKGKLDIALLKGNEKQYQGIIENRVPAIKSLIKDLQKKYPDFDLKVCLIGVEHTGIYNNHLLVVAQEQQWNLCLESAIHIKQSGGLQRGKNDQVDALRIAQYVYKNRAEIKLWQSPRAVITQLKQLTGMRDRLIAAKKQLEVVLKENESFQAKQVTKYMAACCKKSIHALATDIAATEKKIKEVIENDSELKRLFTIVTSVPGVGVVTATSIVISTNEFKRIKEPRKYACYAGVAPFEHSSGSSVRGKTRVSRKANLHAKSLLHMVAMTAILHNPEMKLYYTRKVAEGKSKMNVINAVRNKIVHQIFACVRDNRVYEKIYYPLLA
- a CDS encoding pyridoxal phosphate-dependent aminotransferase, encoding MPKISKKGQEMPASPIRKLVPYADSAKKRGTKIYHLNIGQPDLETPKQFWETLKKLDMKVLEYCPSNGLEAYRKKFAGYYNRIGIEVDASQFMITEGASEALSFGMMSCLNEEDEIIIPEPMYANYIGFATAGHIRVRPIPTSIESGFALPPMADFEKVITPKTKAILICNPNNPTGYFYSKEEMLTLREICLKHDLYLFVDEVYREFLYGDKTFFSALNLEGMEQHVIVFDSISKRFSACGARIGALVTRNKEVLNTVLKFGQMRLSPPSLGQIAGEGLFDLGKEYYDSILAEYKKRRDVLVEGLNKIPGVYCPNPGGAFYAVASLPVRDTDVFCQWMLEQFSHQGATVMMAPASGFYSTAGSGKNQVRIAYVLNTEDLKAAISCLEAGLKEYAKTEVSALVN
- a CDS encoding HAD-IIIA family hydrolase encodes the protein MNLSELKINKTWTLFLDRDGVINLHYPNDYVKTWDEFYFLEGALDAIRDLSQLFRRIIIVTNQQGVGREIMSQEDLDFIHAEMMREVRKHGGRIHAIYSATELRERDVNQMRKPAIGMAKKAKRDFPEIDFSKALIVGDAATDMQFGRAAGIFTVFVGDKKKLNEPEQQQVDTYCDSLRDFANSLKH
- a CDS encoding nucleotidyltransferase family protein; this encodes MNATKSVAIILAGGLGTRLRSVISDLPKPMAPVNGKPFLHYIFQYLAKNQISETILSVGYKHETIKEYFGEEYLGIKIRYSIEEEPLGTGGGIKKAFDMVQDEAYVLNGDTFFDVDLSALRNFYFQSNSDLVLSLKKLSNFDRYGTVELDANNRVTEFCEKKFMTEGLVNGGVYFFRKNLFAQVEVSEKFSFEKDVLEKYSSSLKFSGKAFDGYFIDIGIPEDYQKAQHEFK
- a CDS encoding histidine phosphatase family protein, whose amino-acid sequence is MKRQLILIRHTKSNWDNPLDSDFDRPINKDRVNDTLRMSKKLKDLGLKPDLILCSPANRTRQTAEYFCKALNFETENVLFDKRLYESPAEEYLEVVQETEADIKTLVVVGHNPSTTHFANLFLDEKVLQVPTTGVVWIEFNHPDWHLSPPSVKGHLKYFLTPKAL